TATAGAAAACCAGTAAAAAATGTTTTTGTAAGATATACAATGGATGGAGTTAAAAAAGTATATTCATTTTCAAAAACGTATTACATAGAGTTTAGATTTAAAGCTGGTAGTGTTTTTTGTTATTTAAAGGGTATGAGGCGTTTAACAAAGAAAGAAAAGATAGATACACCCTATAATAAAGCACTTTTTGATAAATTGATAGATTTAGAAAAACATGTATATGAATTTTACAATAAAAAATACCCAGAACAAGGATTAATTCTTAAGTGGATATTAAAAAATCTAAAATAGTAACAATAATATTAATTAAGGAAAATGTTGACAAAAATAAAGGAAAATTTTTATGGAAAAAAAACGTGTTGTTAAAGTTTTAACAAAAAAGATAGATACTTATGTTGAACAAAATTTAATGATTAATGAAAGTAAAATTTCTTATTACAAGACACTAAAGGAAAAGTTGAATGACAATTTCAAAAAAGAAATATTCCACAGGGTGGAAAATATTAAAATTTTAAAAGAAATAAAAGATAATCAATATTATAAATTTGATGGTTATAAAACTTTTCTTGATTTTATAAAAGACTTTGATGTAGCAAAAACTCAAGCGTATAAGTATTTAAGATTAGCAACTGCACTGCAAGAAGGGCTTATAAAAGAAGATTATTTAATAGAAAATGGTATTAAAAATTCTTATAATTTTATAAAAGATAAAGAAAGTCCGGCGTTAAAAAAATCTAGGCAAAATCCAATAAAACCATTAAGATTTCAACTTAAAACTCAAGAAAGTTATGATTTTTACAAAAAAAATGCTAAATTTACAGCGTTTATTTTGGAAGAACTTCTTAAAAATCAAAAAGATTTTCTTAAAAAACTTTTAAGGAAATATGAAGAACTAAAAATCTAATTTTAGAATTTTGTAAATAATTTAGAGAATAGGTTTTTATAAGTTCTTTTAAAATAAGATTTTATAAAAGCTTTATATTTTTGTATTTTTATAGACCGCAGTGTAATAATATTAATTGATTTTAATTTAAGGTTGAACTAAACTAAATATAGTTTTGTAGGAAATAATTTTTCATTATTTCCTACTTGAATATTGGATCGTAAAAATATTAGGGCTTTACTAAGTTCTTTTAAAAGAGAATTTAGCAAAGCCCTAAGTCTTTTAACAAAAATTTTTATTAAAAAAAGTTGACAAAAATAGTTTTTGCTATATATTTATATATAAGAAAATTATAACTTACGGAGTAAAAAAATGAAAAACCGCAAAAACAATAATCCACAAGAAATTAATCAAGCAGAAATTGACTTTTTAAGAGATATGAAAACCCTAAGGATGAACTTGCCGGGGATTGATAAAAATCTTAAAGGTTATGGCTATAAGTATCAGAATTTCAACGAAATAGCTAGAGAAATTAAAAAAGTTATTGATAAGCACAATTTATGCCTTGATTTTAAGCAATTTCCGACTTTTACAGTTGTGGGGGAGCAACAAGTTCTACATGTTGTTAGAACTACGTTTTATAGTACAAACACTGGGTATAAAGACTCCTTTGATACGCCAATACTTACAGAAAATTTAAAATGGAATAATGAAAATGGGTCTAAAAATGTTGTAAATACAGTGCCACAACTGGTAGGCTCATCAATTACTTATTTTAAAAGATACGCATTAGTAGCATATCTTAACATAGAAAGTGAAGTGGATACTGATGCAGCTCCTATTTACAATAACCACGAAAATGAAAATTCTATGCCTAGCAAACAAGCTGGTGTTAACCAAAATCAAGTAAAAAATTTTGATAAAAAGTTAAAAACCGGAAAGTATTATTGCTATGAACTTTTTAGAATTGCTTTATTTAACATAAAAAACTGGGTAAATGATGAAAAAGAAAAAAATAATATAAATGCTCTTATTCGGGCATTATGTTTTGAAAATGAGGCGGATTTAGATGAAATTTTTAATGATAATCCTGGGTTTAAAAGCATACAATATTGGGCAAATATTCTTTTAGAATATTTCAAGAAAACTAATAAATTAGATGAACTAAATAAGTTTGAAGACTTTATAACTAATAATCACGACGTTTATGAAACAAGTGTCTTGAAATTCTTTTGCATGTTAAAAAAAGAAAGACAATTTGATTATATATTTGCAGTGTAATAATACAAATAAATCCCCCTTAAAGGGGGAAAATATTAATCAATTATTAAGATATTTTGGCTTTTCTACTCGCTTTATATAATGCTATCTATACGCCTCATAAGGTTATAAATTATTTCTTTTTAAGCTATTTTTAAAACTTAATCTTTAGGCAAGTCTGCCAAAATTTGTTTTAATATTTGTTTAACTGCCGTTATTTTATCTTTCTTATAAGATTCTTCAAAATTCTCTCTAGCTTTTTCTCCATATTTTTCGGCATAATCAATTTTATCCGAATCTAATTGTATTAAATAATCGAAAATTGAATTTGGATAGCCCTTTATGAGACTATTTATGTTCATTATAATAAAAGATAAGAAATCAGTTGTTATTTTGCTTTTTATAAAGCCCACAACATCAAGTGCGTCTAATAAAACGCTATTTTCTTTAATTCCGATTTTTCTTAAACTTCCCCTAATTTCTGGAGCTTTAGCAAAAAAAAAGCTTTTATCATATTCACTTTCAAAATCATAATTATCTAGTCTTTTGTTAAGTAAATCATAATCTTCTTTAGAAAAAGCTTTTTTAGCTTTCTCATAATTTTTTTTTATATCTTGACTCATAAAAGCACTTAAATCAATGCTTAACATAAATAATAAAAATAACAATAGGCTTATTTTTCTCATATCCTCTCCTAGGCTTTATTATATACATTCTTATTAGCAATACTAATAAGAATTAGAACAAGACTAACAAATAGTCTTATTTGGTGTTCGCAAATTAAGCATTGTTGATTAAGATTTTGGTAATTTTTATTTGCTAAACTTAATAATTAACCAAATAATAAGACCATTAACAATAATAGAGATAAAGGGGGTTATTATTGTGAAAAGAAAAACACTCTTTCTATGGTACGCATTAAATTTTTGTAAACAAAACGCTTTAGTTTTATAAAGATTTTTTTGAATATCTTTAATATCTTTTTCTAAATTAAATATTTTAGTCTCTAAACCAGCAATTTTCCTATTTAAGTTAGAAAAATTCTTTTGTGAAAGATTTTCATCATTATTTATTTTAAACTTGTTATTATCTACCATAAGAAAAATCCTTAAATTTTGTCTAAGTTACTAGCATTAATTTTCTAAAGTATGAATTATTGTTTCTTGATGTTTATAACATTGTTTACAAGAAATTAAAAACATAATAAGAATACAAAAAATAAAAATTTTATTTTGCATAGGGCCTCTCCAAAAGTTAAAAATAAAGCAAAATTATTTAATTGTAAAACAACTAATTTCAAGATATATTATTGAAAGTAAAACATAAAAAAAATTCAAGAAATAGTTTATATATTTTTGCAATAATTCAGAATGAATTTTTTAAGGATTTAAATATCTAATTTGTTACATTTTGCTATTACATATTAACAAACTATAAATATAATAAAAATGAAATTTTAGGAAGTTCTTCATTATAGGAATTAATCTTGTTAAAATGGCTAATAAATGACATATAGTACAAATTTAGTAGTTTTTTATATAAAATAGTCGTAGTATATCACATATTCAGTCTAATTCCCTTGAAACTACCACTTTTGTTTATTTTAACTTCTCTATAGCCCTAATTTTGTATTTAATGTTAGCACTACTAGCTATTCTAGCCCTAATATTTTTTGTTAAATTTTGACTTGTAATTTTTACTATTTTTTTAACTTAAAGTTTACAACTTAGAACAAAATAGTTTTTGTAAACTCAATATATTTATTTGTTTTAAATAAAAAAAATTAACAAAAACTATTAAATAAAAACAAAATCTTTTAACTACTACTTTAGAGTAGCCAACTTGATAAAGTCTTTTTATAATGAGCATTATCACTTTACAAGTTTTATTTATAAAGGGGGATTTATTATGACTCAATATTTTAATGATGATATACCATGCAATTCTTGCAATAGATTAATTAGAAAATATGACCAAACTTGTGTCGCTTGTGGGGCTAAAAATAAACAAAATAAAAAATCTTATTATGGATTAATAGCATTTTTATTTTGTCTATTTTTTGGCTATTTAGGATTTTCTAATTTGTATTTAGGCAAAAACCCTAAAATAGGTTTTACATTTTTATTTATATCTATTGTTTTTTTGTTACTTGCAGTGCTGCTACATAAATCAAACAAGACTAATTATTTATTAGTCTTGTTTGTACTGTTAGTATACTTTTTTTTTGTAAATAGATTTAAAATCTATAAATTTTTTAAAAAAGTAACAAGAAAAATAATTAGTCTCTAAGAAATTAGTAACAAAATCCATAAAAACATTTTCATAGTAGTTACAATTTCTAATGTCTATAAAAATTAAACCAAAAATATATAAATATCATATATATATCCTCTTAATCTTCAAGTTTTGGGGGTTTTGGCATAAAGTCTATGTTGCGTTTTTGTGGTCACTTCAAATTTGCATTTTTACTTACTAAATTGCTCTAGTGCTCTAGCTCAAATTTTGCATACAATTAAAGTTAGATAACTATATTAAGTGTGTAGTAATAGATATTTTATCTTTTAAGGCTAAATATTTGTTGTTCTTTATTTAATCTTCTTCAAGATATTTTATTATACTGTCTATATGTGCTACTACGTCTTCAGATAGTTCTTTTATGTTAATAGCATGGAGTGCAATAGGACTGGTATTTACTCCGGCTGATAGAGCTATTGAGCGTATTTTGAGTTTGTTCTTTTCTAAATCATCATTATCGTTTGCATTAAATCTTTGGATATCTACTCTTACTGCTTTTAAGGCGTTTAGTTTGGATGTTAGTTTTTCTTGAAAAAGTTTTTGTAAATTTAAAAATTTTTCTTCGAATTCTTTAGCATTAGTTGCATATTTTAAGTCTTCTTTTAATAAGCTTATTTTTTCTCTACAATGTTTAAATGCAACTTCATCGGCCTCATCATTAAGGCCTGAGACACTCATAATAAGCCAATTTATTCTTTTTTTTTCTATTGTTGTTGTTTCTGTAATTGTTGCTCTCCTTTTTATTATAAATAGTTCACAAGATATTACAAATAATGAAAATATTAATATAAAAATTAATTTAGCTATGTTTATTTTTTGCATTGATTTTTCCTTTATTTAATAATGAAAATTAATACAATACACAAATAATCTCAAAATTTTAGTGAATTTTTTGATATCATAGAAACTATGACATAGAATTAATATAAATTAATATTATTTTATTTTGATATTTAATTTTGTTTGATTTAAAAGTGGAGTTAATTAATGGAAATTGATAATTTTTTAGATTTACAAAAAATCACCGCAGAAGTATTGCTTAAAATTCACGAGGATAATCAAAAAATACTACAAATAATAGATAAAAATAAAACCTTAAAAAATAAAATAAAAAAATTAACCGAAAATAAAAAAGAAAATAAACAAGAAAATTCTAAAACCACTGCTAAGTTGTACTTAAATCCAAAAACTAATCAATTAATTATAAAATGTGTCAAGACATTAAAACAAATTGACCCAATAGCTGGATGGTTTGTACACCTACTGGTAATAAGTGGGTGTAGGGGGGCCGAACTGCAAAAAGTAAAAATGCAAGATATTTCAACTTTTTTAAGCAAAACCGGAAAAACTTTATACAACATAAAAGTAAATGTGGCAAAAAAAAAATTTACTACTTGTACTAGAGAATTTGTTATAACCGAAAAAGAATTT
The window above is part of the Borreliella burgdorferi B31 genome. Proteins encoded here:
- a CDS encoding DUF226 domain-containing protein, producing the protein MENSLKVGQTYKEIIDIKRKKRFIKIEKKNNKTVYHTKIMMDIHKLGIVNVKKNQFRVSFRELYNQMEIQEIRLYPIRKKDKFLGIFYGYRKPVKNVFVRYTMDGVKKVYSFSKTYYIEFRFKAGSVFCYLKGMRRLTKKEKIDTPYNKALFDKLIDLEKHVYEFYNKKYPEQGLILKWILKNLK
- a CDS encoding chromosome replication/partitioning protein; its protein translation is MEKKRVVKVLTKKIDTYVEQNLMINESKISYYKTLKEKLNDNFKKEIFHRVENIKILKEIKDNQYYKFDGYKTFLDFIKDFDVAKTQAYKYLRLATALQEGLIKEDYLIENGIKNSYNFIKDKESPALKKSRQNPIKPLRFQLKTQESYDFYKKNAKFTAFILEELLKNQKDFLKKLLRKYEELKI
- a CDS encoding ERF family protein, which gives rise to MKNRKNNNPQEINQAEIDFLRDMKTLRMNLPGIDKNLKGYGYKYQNFNEIAREIKKVIDKHNLCLDFKQFPTFTVVGEQQVLHVVRTTFYSTNTGYKDSFDTPILTENLKWNNENGSKNVVNTVPQLVGSSITYFKRYALVAYLNIESEVDTDAAPIYNNHENENSMPSKQAGVNQNQVKNFDKKLKTGKYYCYELFRIALFNIKNWVNDEKEKNNINALIRALCFENEADLDEIFNDNPGFKSIQYWANILLEYFKKTNKLDELNKFEDFITNNHDVYETSVLKFFCMLKKERQFDYIFAV
- the eppA gene encoding exported protein A EppA, with the protein product MRKISLLLFLLFMLSIDLSAFMSQDIKKNYEKAKKAFSKEDYDLLNKRLDNYDFESEYDKSFFFAKAPEIRGSLRKIGIKENSVLLDALDVVGFIKSKITTDFLSFIIMNINSLIKGYPNSIFDYLIQLDSDKIDYAEKYGEKARENFEESYKKDKITAVKQILKQILADLPKD
- the revA gene encoding fibronectin-binding protein RevA, whose protein sequence is MQKINIAKLIFILIFSLFVISCELFIIKRRATITETTTIEKKRINWLIMSVSGLNDEADEVAFKHCREKISLLKEDLKYATNAKEFEEKFLNLQKLFQEKLTSKLNALKAVRVDIQRFNANDNDDLEKNKLKIRSIALSAGVNTSPIALHAINIKELSEDVVAHIDSIIKYLEED
- a CDS encoding tyrosine-type recombinase/integrase, with the protein product MEIDNFLDLQKITAEVLLKIHEDNQKILQIIDKNKTLKNKIKKLTENKKENKQENSKTTAKLYLNPKTNQLIIKCVKTLKQIDPIAGWFVHLLVISGCRGAELQKVKMQDISTFLSKTGKTLYNIKVNVAKKKFTTCTREFVITEKEFNAIQKVHEIYFKKKNLNTSRTYFFQKTKHRFKDNRISIDCIAKKFKKLLRKWGFEARKSLHLCRNLFIFNLKSNGYNSFQIKELMKYSSTYEIDNIYGLSHASKIQAYECIKNSIAL